A single region of the Halopiger xanaduensis SH-6 genome encodes:
- a CDS encoding tRNA-binding protein, which yields MVDSPFDVEIRVGEVLEAESFEEANKPKMTKLWIDLGEHGEVQSAAQLDHHYDPEELEGRQVLCATNLGSVRIAGFKSEALTVGVPDEEEFPVLVEPEQDVPLGGLLF from the coding sequence ATGGTCGACAGTCCGTTCGACGTCGAAATCCGCGTCGGCGAGGTGCTCGAGGCGGAATCGTTCGAGGAGGCGAACAAGCCGAAGATGACCAAGCTGTGGATCGACCTCGGCGAGCACGGCGAGGTCCAGTCCGCCGCGCAACTGGACCACCACTACGACCCCGAGGAACTCGAGGGGCGGCAGGTTCTGTGTGCGACGAACCTCGGCTCGGTCCGGATCGCCGGCTTCAAATCCGAGGCACTGACGGTCGGCGTGCCGGACGAGGAGGAGTTCCCCGTCCTCGTCGAACCGGAACAGGACGTGCCGCTCGGCGGGCTACTGTTTTAA
- a CDS encoding LLM class flavin-dependent oxidoreductase, translated as MSASTLELDVGLVLPQYGTDVATVRETVREAERLGYRSVWLEDHFQSWIGDQRRATHECWTTLSAVAETTDEIRLGTLVTCQSYRHPAVLAKMAATVDRISEGRLEVGLGAGWYADEYDRFGYEFREPPAERIHRLGETIEILQGLWTNDTYSHEGEYLDVDLEEAFCEPQPVQEPHPPIWIGGGGEDVTLPYAAELADGWNYGTLEPEGFEGKLEVLREHCASDERYDEIAKSAELFAFVGETTDEAEKKREQFRTEFLLDEPAEPREFFLAGYLETAPTGTPAAVRESLAAYADAGIEEVMLVVPDAADPKDDSLALLAAELGLG; from the coding sequence ATGAGCGCGAGCACCCTCGAGTTGGACGTCGGCCTCGTGCTCCCCCAGTACGGAACGGACGTCGCGACCGTCCGCGAGACCGTCCGCGAAGCCGAGCGGCTCGGCTACCGCTCGGTGTGGCTCGAGGACCACTTCCAGTCGTGGATCGGGGACCAGCGGCGGGCGACCCACGAGTGCTGGACGACGCTCAGCGCCGTCGCCGAGACTACCGACGAGATTCGCCTCGGGACGCTCGTCACCTGCCAATCCTACCGCCATCCCGCCGTGCTGGCGAAGATGGCCGCGACGGTCGACCGGATCAGCGAGGGCCGACTCGAGGTCGGCCTCGGCGCGGGCTGGTACGCCGACGAGTACGATCGGTTCGGCTACGAGTTCCGCGAGCCGCCGGCCGAGCGGATCCACCGGCTCGGCGAGACGATCGAAATCCTGCAGGGCCTGTGGACGAACGACACCTACAGCCACGAGGGCGAGTATCTCGATGTCGATCTCGAGGAGGCCTTTTGCGAGCCCCAGCCCGTGCAGGAGCCCCACCCGCCGATCTGGATCGGCGGTGGCGGCGAGGACGTTACCCTCCCCTACGCCGCCGAGTTGGCCGACGGCTGGAACTACGGCACCCTCGAGCCGGAGGGGTTCGAAGGAAAGCTCGAGGTCCTGCGAGAGCACTGCGCGAGCGACGAGCGGTACGACGAAATCGCGAAGTCCGCCGAACTGTTCGCCTTCGTCGGCGAGACGACAGACGAGGCGGAGAAGAAGCGCGAGCAGTTCCGCACCGAGTTCCTGCTGGACGAGCCCGCGGAACCGCGCGAGTTCTTCCTCGCGGGCTACCTCGAGACGGCACCGACCGGCACGCCGGCGGCGGTACGCGAGTCGCTGGCCGCGTACGCCGACGCCGGCATCGAAGAGGTCATGCTCGTCGTTCCCGATGCGGCCGATCCCAAGGACGACAGTCTGGCGCTGCTTGCGGCGGAACTGGGACTCGGGTAA
- the thiD gene encoding bifunctional hydroxymethylpyrimidine kinase/phosphomethylpyrimidine kinase encodes MRTPAPDTRPVALTIAGSDSGGGAGIQADLATMAAHGVFGTSAITAVTAQHTRGVESSHVLPLEEIEAQIDAVTGDFDVAAAKTGMLATTEIVELVAEKASEFDFPLVVDPVMVATSGDRLLEPEAERAYEDLLSAATVATPNADEAEVLTGVEVVDEESAREAGREILKTGVDAVLVKGGHVPGERVQDVLVTADEVRAFEHPRIGTDATHGSGCALAAAIASRLANGQPLSDAVGGATDFLARAVRYYYDVGEGHGAVNHMAPLRNEAAREATAEEVEAVVEEFVEADVAALVPEVGMNVVGATPYAEAVDETAAVEGRITRTLSGVHPNRGVRFGASSHVAWFLLAAREFFPGLRFAVNCRFDEDVEAALEDLEWAVAEYDRSEEPTEIAGIEGRTMQWGAQRAFEDRDEPTAGVIDRGAVGKEAMVTLVAADLRTLVERTLALHTAVEEAGTGATGDEP; translated from the coding sequence ATGAGAACGCCAGCACCCGATACGCGTCCCGTCGCACTGACGATCGCGGGCAGCGACTCCGGCGGCGGCGCCGGCATCCAGGCCGACCTCGCGACGATGGCCGCCCACGGCGTCTTCGGGACGTCGGCGATCACGGCCGTCACCGCCCAGCACACCCGCGGCGTCGAGTCCTCGCACGTCTTGCCGCTCGAGGAGATCGAGGCCCAGATCGACGCCGTCACCGGCGACTTCGACGTCGCCGCGGCGAAGACGGGCATGCTCGCGACGACCGAGATCGTCGAACTCGTCGCCGAGAAGGCCAGCGAGTTCGACTTCCCGCTCGTCGTCGACCCCGTCATGGTCGCGACCTCCGGGGACCGGCTGCTCGAGCCCGAAGCCGAGCGCGCCTACGAGGACCTGCTGTCGGCGGCGACCGTCGCGACGCCCAACGCCGACGAGGCCGAGGTGCTGACCGGGGTCGAGGTCGTCGACGAGGAAAGCGCCCGCGAGGCCGGCCGGGAAATCCTCAAGACGGGCGTCGACGCCGTCCTCGTAAAGGGTGGGCACGTCCCCGGCGAACGAGTTCAGGACGTGCTCGTCACCGCCGACGAAGTGCGGGCGTTCGAGCACCCGCGGATCGGCACCGACGCGACCCACGGCTCCGGCTGCGCGCTGGCGGCCGCTATCGCCTCCCGACTCGCCAACGGCCAGCCGCTCTCGGACGCCGTCGGCGGCGCGACGGACTTCCTCGCGCGGGCGGTGCGGTACTACTACGACGTCGGCGAGGGCCACGGCGCGGTCAACCACATGGCGCCGCTTCGCAACGAGGCCGCCCGCGAGGCCACCGCCGAGGAGGTCGAAGCCGTCGTCGAGGAGTTCGTCGAGGCCGACGTCGCCGCGCTGGTCCCCGAGGTGGGGATGAACGTCGTCGGCGCGACCCCCTACGCCGAGGCCGTCGACGAGACGGCAGCCGTCGAGGGGCGGATAACCCGCACGCTGTCGGGCGTCCATCCCAACCGCGGGGTCCGCTTCGGTGCCTCGAGCCACGTCGCCTGGTTCCTGCTGGCGGCTCGGGAGTTCTTCCCCGGGCTCCGGTTCGCCGTCAACTGCCGGTTCGACGAGGACGTCGAGGCGGCGCTCGAGGACCTCGAGTGGGCCGTCGCCGAGTACGATCGCTCGGAGGAGCCGACCGAAATCGCGGGAATCGAGGGACGCACAATGCAGTGGGGCGCACAGCGGGCCTTCGAGGACCGCGACGAGCCGACGGCCGGCGTGATCGACCGCGGTGCCGTCGGCAAGGAGGCGATGGTGACGCTCGTCGCCGCGGATCTGAGGACGCTCGTCGAGCGCACGCTGGCGCTGCACACCGCAGTCGAAGAAGCTGGAACCGGAGCGACGGGTGACGAGCCATGA
- a CDS encoding AIR synthase family protein translates to MSDLGKIDRTFFERHVASNLGADRDDVALGPQHGVDFGVLEIGGQALVTATDPISILPPLGLERAARFALDLILADVAVSGVPPSHLSICFTLPEEMTDEEFATVWETIHEECADLGVSVVTGHTARYSDPSYPWIGAATAMGVGEFGEIVRPDGARVGDRLLLTTGPAVEAVGLLSTHFPDAIDVSDGALADAQARLEEVHCVRDALTAAAAGPVRAMHDVTEGGLAGALNEMADGADARFVVDRAAVPMRPGVREVCEALEIDPWATTSCGSLLIAVDPDGVDDVRTALEDRDTVVAEIGRVESGNGVIDETGDRIEHPAGDASWGVYADLASE, encoded by the coding sequence GTGAGCGACCTCGGCAAAATCGATCGAACGTTCTTCGAACGGCACGTCGCGTCCAACCTCGGCGCGGATCGCGACGACGTGGCGCTGGGCCCGCAACACGGCGTCGACTTCGGCGTCCTCGAGATCGGCGGCCAGGCCCTCGTGACGGCGACCGACCCGATCTCGATCCTCCCGCCACTGGGGCTCGAGCGCGCGGCGCGGTTCGCCCTCGATCTGATCCTCGCGGACGTAGCGGTCAGCGGCGTTCCGCCGTCGCACCTTTCGATCTGCTTTACGCTGCCCGAGGAGATGACCGACGAGGAGTTCGCGACGGTCTGGGAGACGATCCACGAGGAGTGTGCGGATCTCGGCGTTTCGGTCGTCACCGGCCACACCGCCCGCTACTCCGATCCCAGCTACCCGTGGATCGGGGCGGCGACGGCGATGGGCGTCGGCGAGTTCGGCGAGATCGTCCGCCCCGACGGCGCGCGGGTCGGCGACCGGCTCCTGCTGACGACCGGCCCCGCCGTCGAGGCGGTCGGCTTGTTGAGCACCCACTTTCCCGACGCGATCGACGTCTCCGACGGCGCGCTCGCAGACGCGCAGGCGCGCCTCGAGGAGGTCCACTGCGTCAGGGACGCGCTGACGGCGGCCGCCGCGGGTCCCGTGCGGGCGATGCACGACGTGACCGAGGGCGGGCTCGCCGGCGCGCTGAACGAGATGGCCGACGGCGCGGACGCTCGGTTCGTCGTCGACCGCGCGGCCGTCCCGATGCGACCCGGCGTTCGCGAGGTCTGCGAGGCCCTCGAGATCGATCCCTGGGCGACGACCAGTTGCGGCTCGTTGCTCATCGCGGTCGACCCGGATGGGGTCGACGACGTGCGAACCGCGCTCGAGGACCGCGACACCGTCGTGGCCGAGATCGGTCGCGTCGAGTCGGGCAACGGTGTGATCGACGAAACCGGCGACCGAATCGAGCACCCGGCTGGCGACGCCTCCTGGGGCGTCTACGCCGACCTTGCGAGCGAGTAG
- a CDS encoding putative sulfate/molybdate transporter, with the protein MAYSFPTTDRSDLEFSLGELTGALGDSITVLPLLVALAATTSVSLPHVLVGFGVFQIVWGLYYGMPLSVEPMKALVGLAIVGSLSYPELAAAGLLAGGVLLTVGQFGLVGRVQRVVGEPVIRGVQFAVALLLLESAVDLSLGSPTVAGAGLAVVGLLALAGYRQSSVLVVLGLGGAAAVAAAGAPTPTVPELAVFPAGTPSLTAAALEGTVAQLGMTVGNAAIATALLCGDLYDRDISADDLSTSMGVTCLAAVPLGGIPMCHGSGGLAGKYAFGARTGGANVLLGIGYVALAMVATGALLAAFPTALLGVLLAVVALELGRAAFEPVDDLRALALVVGVGVVGLAVNVGVAFVLGAVAFWLVSQS; encoded by the coding sequence ATGGCGTACTCGTTCCCGACGACGGACCGATCCGACCTCGAGTTCTCTCTGGGAGAACTGACGGGTGCGCTAGGGGATTCGATTACGGTCCTGCCGCTGCTGGTGGCGCTGGCCGCGACGACGAGCGTCTCCCTGCCCCACGTGCTCGTCGGCTTCGGCGTCTTCCAGATCGTCTGGGGGCTGTACTACGGGATGCCGCTGTCCGTCGAGCCGATGAAGGCGCTGGTCGGGCTGGCCATCGTCGGCTCGCTCTCGTATCCGGAACTCGCCGCGGCCGGACTCCTCGCGGGCGGCGTACTGTTGACGGTCGGACAATTCGGCCTCGTCGGCCGGGTCCAGCGGGTCGTCGGCGAACCGGTCATCCGCGGCGTCCAGTTTGCCGTCGCCCTGCTCCTGCTCGAGTCGGCGGTCGACCTCTCGCTCGGAAGCCCGACCGTCGCGGGAGCCGGCCTCGCGGTCGTCGGACTGCTCGCGCTCGCGGGCTACCGCCAGTCCAGCGTGCTGGTCGTCCTCGGACTCGGCGGCGCCGCGGCGGTCGCCGCGGCCGGCGCGCCGACGCCGACGGTGCCGGAACTCGCCGTCTTCCCCGCCGGCACGCCCAGCCTCACGGCTGCGGCGCTCGAGGGCACCGTCGCCCAGCTCGGGATGACCGTCGGGAACGCCGCGATCGCGACCGCGCTACTCTGCGGCGATCTCTACGACCGGGATATCTCGGCCGACGACCTCTCGACGAGCATGGGCGTGACCTGCCTCGCGGCGGTTCCGCTGGGCGGGATCCCGATGTGCCACGGCAGCGGCGGTCTCGCGGGCAAGTACGCCTTCGGCGCGCGGACCGGCGGCGCGAACGTGCTGCTCGGAATCGGCTACGTTGCGCTCGCTATGGTCGCGACCGGCGCGCTACTCGCGGCGTTCCCGACCGCGCTGCTCGGCGTCCTGCTGGCGGTCGTCGCCCTCGAGCTCGGCCGCGCGGCGTTCGAGCCCGTCGATGACCTGCGGGCGCTGGCGCTGGTCGTCGGCGTCGGCGTCGTCGGCCTCGCGGTCAACGTCGGCGTCGCGTTCGTGCTCGGTGCGGTCGCGTTCTGGCTGGTCTCGCAGTCGTAG
- a CDS encoding dihydrodipicolinate synthase family protein, with protein sequence MTLQQELAGITCPVVTPFDDANQIDEDALETVLDDLVSGGIDAVFPNGTTGEFASLSPDERRRVLEFTVEQVGGDVPVVAGAGATSVAETLEYLEEAADLGADAAVVVPPYFHAANAPAGNERFFETVADESPLPLLLYNIPACTGGEIAVETVEAVAEHDNVVGLKDSSGDLEYFLAAMRATPDEFLLLQGYDALLLPSLRMGADGGVNALSNAVPEAYSELYETAETERGATLQDAIADLFEACGAYGFAPATKAALEHRDVIPTDAVRPPLVTVPDDGCAAIEDAVEGVLEA encoded by the coding sequence ATGACTCTCCAGCAGGAACTCGCGGGAATCACGTGTCCGGTCGTGACGCCCTTCGACGACGCGAACCAGATCGACGAGGACGCACTCGAGACGGTCCTTGACGACCTCGTTTCGGGCGGCATCGACGCCGTCTTCCCGAACGGGACGACGGGCGAGTTCGCCAGCCTCTCGCCCGACGAACGGCGCCGCGTCCTCGAGTTCACGGTCGAACAGGTCGGCGGCGACGTCCCAGTTGTCGCCGGCGCGGGCGCGACCAGCGTCGCCGAGACGCTCGAGTACCTCGAGGAAGCGGCCGACCTCGGCGCCGACGCCGCGGTCGTCGTCCCGCCGTACTTCCACGCGGCGAACGCGCCGGCCGGCAACGAGCGGTTTTTCGAGACCGTTGCCGACGAGTCGCCGCTGCCGCTGCTCCTGTACAACATCCCGGCCTGTACCGGCGGCGAGATCGCGGTCGAGACCGTCGAGGCGGTCGCCGAGCACGACAACGTGGTCGGCCTGAAGGACTCGAGCGGCGACCTCGAGTACTTCCTCGCGGCGATGCGGGCGACGCCCGACGAGTTCCTGCTGCTACAGGGGTACGACGCCCTCCTGCTGCCGTCGCTGCGGATGGGCGCCGACGGCGGGGTGAACGCGCTGTCGAACGCCGTCCCCGAAGCCTATAGCGAACTGTACGAGACCGCCGAGACCGAACGCGGCGCGACGCTGCAGGACGCGATCGCGGACCTGTTCGAAGCCTGCGGCGCCTACGGGTTCGCCCCGGCGACGAAGGCGGCCCTCGAGCACCGCGACGTGATCCCCACCGACGCCGTGCGCCCGCCGCTGGTGACGGTTCCCGACGACGGCTGCGCGGCGATCGAAGACGCCGTCGAGGGTGTGCTCGAGGCATGA
- the mutL gene encoding DNA mismatch repair endonuclease MutL — MSEETNIRRLDEDTVARIAAGEVVERPASAVKELVENSLDADANRVDVTVEEGGTELIRVADDGRGMNEADLRAAVREHTTSKIEGLEDLESGVRTLGFRGEALHTIGSVSRLTICSRPRGADGAGTELVYEGGDVTSVEPVGCPEGTTVEVEDLFYNTPARRKFLKTTATEFAHVNRVVTRYALANPDVAVSLTHDDREVFATTGQGDLQAAVLSVYGREVASSMIRVEADEDELPPGPVDAVSGLVSHPETNRSSREYLATYVNGRAVTADAIREGIMGAYGTQLGGDRYPFVVLFLEVPGDAVDVNVHPRKREVRFDDDDAVRRQIDAAVESALLEHGLLRSRAPRGRSAPDEARIEPRRGSDERSTPGSGSDSSASSGAGTQRSLDDGSIETDASGTESDDSSRDTAESSSDDGSTASAVASAASESEPTANASAASSTGRTETERTERAATDSDSASPSRTDRTDGTAPSTEFVSSSSAGSAGSGSRSKPDDGSTAADRTDSDRTDRKFDGPTEQRTLAGDPATGDETDFDSLPPLRVLGQFDDTYLVCETPDGLALVDQHAADERVNYERLRDAFADDPAAQALASPVELELTAAEAEAFAGYEDALERLGFYADRVDDRTIAVTTVPAVLEETLEPENLRDVLTSFIEGDREAGAETVDALADEFLGDLACYPSLTGNTSLTEGSVVDLLSRLDDCENPYSCPHGRPVIVRIDEDEIEDRFERDYPGHQG, encoded by the coding sequence ATGAGCGAGGAAACGAACATCCGCCGCCTCGACGAGGACACCGTCGCCCGCATCGCCGCCGGCGAGGTCGTCGAGCGCCCCGCCAGCGCCGTGAAGGAACTCGTCGAGAACAGTCTCGACGCCGACGCCAACCGCGTCGACGTCACCGTCGAGGAGGGCGGCACCGAACTCATCCGGGTCGCCGACGACGGTCGCGGGATGAACGAGGCGGACCTACGCGCCGCCGTCCGCGAACACACGACCAGCAAGATCGAGGGGCTCGAGGACCTCGAGTCGGGCGTCCGAACCCTGGGCTTCCGCGGCGAGGCCTTGCACACGATCGGCTCGGTCTCGCGGCTGACCATCTGCTCGCGACCGCGCGGCGCGGACGGCGCGGGCACGGAACTGGTCTACGAGGGCGGCGACGTAACCTCGGTCGAGCCCGTGGGCTGCCCTGAGGGGACGACCGTCGAAGTCGAGGACCTGTTCTACAACACTCCAGCCCGCCGGAAGTTCCTCAAGACGACGGCGACGGAGTTCGCCCACGTCAACCGCGTCGTCACCCGCTACGCGCTGGCGAACCCGGACGTGGCGGTTTCGCTGACCCACGACGACCGCGAGGTCTTCGCCACGACGGGGCAAGGCGACCTGCAGGCCGCGGTCCTCTCGGTCTACGGCCGCGAGGTCGCGTCCTCGATGATCCGCGTCGAGGCCGACGAGGACGAACTGCCGCCGGGACCCGTCGACGCCGTTTCGGGGCTCGTCTCACATCCCGAAACCAACCGCTCGAGCCGCGAGTACCTCGCGACCTACGTCAACGGCCGCGCGGTCACGGCCGACGCGATCCGCGAGGGGATCATGGGCGCCTACGGTACCCAACTCGGGGGCGACCGCTACCCGTTCGTCGTCCTCTTCCTCGAGGTGCCCGGCGACGCCGTCGACGTGAACGTCCACCCGCGAAAGCGGGAGGTACGGTTCGACGACGACGATGCCGTCCGCCGGCAGATCGACGCCGCGGTGGAGTCGGCGCTGCTCGAGCACGGGCTGCTCCGCTCGCGGGCGCCCCGCGGCCGGTCGGCGCCCGACGAGGCGCGGATCGAACCGCGCCGCGGGAGCGACGAGCGATCGACTCCGGGCTCAGGATCGGACTCGAGCGCTTCGTCGGGGGCCGGAACCCAGCGATCGCTCGACGACGGCTCGATTGAAACGGACGCCTCCGGCACCGAAAGCGACGACTCGAGTCGCGACACCGCCGAATCGTCGTCAGACGACGGTTCGACCGCCTCCGCTGTCGCTTCCGCTGCGAGCGAATCGGAACCGACGGCGAACGCCAGTGCGGCGTCGTCGACGGGCCGAACCGAGACGGAGCGGACGGAGCGAGCCGCCACCGATTCGGACTCGGCGTCGCCCTCGAGAACCGACCGCACGGACGGAACGGCACCGTCGACGGAATTCGTCTCGAGCTCGAGCGCGGGTTCGGCCGGCTCCGGTTCGCGGTCGAAACCTGACGACGGGTCGACGGCCGCCGACCGGACCGATTCGGACCGCACCGACCGCAAGTTCGACGGCCCGACCGAACAGCGGACGCTGGCCGGCGACCCCGCAACCGGTGACGAGACCGACTTCGACTCGCTGCCGCCGCTGCGGGTGCTCGGCCAGTTCGACGACACCTACCTCGTCTGCGAGACTCCCGACGGGCTCGCGCTGGTCGACCAGCACGCCGCCGACGAGCGGGTCAACTACGAGCGCCTCCGGGACGCCTTCGCCGACGACCCCGCCGCGCAGGCGCTGGCCTCGCCTGTCGAACTCGAGCTCACTGCCGCCGAGGCCGAAGCCTTCGCGGGGTACGAGGACGCCCTCGAGCGGCTGGGCTTCTACGCCGACCGCGTCGACGACCGGACGATCGCCGTGACGACCGTCCCGGCGGTACTCGAGGAAACCTTGGAGCCCGAGAACCTGCGGGACGTCCTCACCTCCTTCATCGAGGGCGACCGCGAGGCGGGCGCGGAAACGGTCGACGCCCTGGCCGACGAGTTCCTCGGCGATCTGGCCTGCTACCCGTCGCTGACGGGGAACACGTCGCTGACGGAGGGGTCGGTCGTCGACCTCCTCTCGAGGTTAGACGACTGCGAGAATCCCTACTCCTGTCCGCACGGGCGGCCGGTGATCGTCCGGATCGACGAGGACGAGATCGAGGATCGATTCGAGCGGGATTACCCCGGCCACCAGGGCTGA
- a CDS encoding sodium:solute symporter family protein, translating to MNLSLQLGIIVGYLLLALAVGLVAYRLTDRTAEDFYLASRTLGTVVLLFTTFATLLSAFTFFAGPNVAYAQGPEWVLVMGLMDGIIFAILWYVIGYKQWLLGRQRGYVTLGEMLGDRFASKRLRGLVAGVSLLWLFPYVMLQQVGAGTALEALTDGAVPYAAGAGLITAFMILYVVVAGMRGIAWTDTLQGAFMLVTTWVALLWLLAEVGGPGAATAALASSEETAGFLSLGSDYYTRRWMLSTAITIGFGVAMFPQVNQRFFAAGSRTVLKRSFALWPILCVLLFVPSFMLGAWARGLGVAVPEGGNVLPAVLAEYTPVWFAALVIAGAMAAMMSSSDSMLLSGSSYFTRDLYRPFVDRTLSERREDLLARVGVVVFATGAFVASLLSPAPLFDIGDAAFSGFAQLALPVLVALYWRGTTRTGITVGILGSQAFYLGNLFVGAIVGALEFVAAVPLVGEVAPVLIPVVTAVFRGTYMGWTAGLVGMVLGLALTVGVSLVTTPAADERRAIYFDGLRAD from the coding sequence GTGAACCTGTCGCTACAACTCGGCATCATCGTCGGCTACCTCCTGCTGGCGCTGGCCGTCGGGTTGGTCGCCTATCGACTCACGGACCGCACCGCCGAGGACTTCTACCTCGCAAGCCGAACGCTCGGTACCGTCGTCCTCCTCTTTACGACCTTCGCGACGCTGCTGTCGGCGTTCACCTTCTTCGCCGGGCCGAACGTCGCCTACGCGCAGGGCCCCGAGTGGGTGCTGGTCATGGGCCTGATGGACGGGATCATCTTCGCGATCCTCTGGTACGTCATCGGCTACAAGCAGTGGCTCCTGGGCCGCCAGCGGGGCTACGTCACGCTCGGCGAGATGCTCGGCGACCGCTTCGCCTCGAAGCGACTCCGCGGGCTCGTCGCCGGGGTCAGCCTGCTGTGGCTCTTTCCGTACGTCATGCTCCAGCAGGTCGGCGCCGGGACGGCGCTCGAGGCGCTGACCGACGGGGCGGTCCCCTACGCGGCCGGCGCGGGGCTGATCACCGCGTTCATGATCCTCTACGTCGTCGTCGCCGGGATGCGCGGGATCGCCTGGACCGACACCCTGCAGGGCGCGTTCATGCTCGTGACGACCTGGGTCGCGCTGCTGTGGCTGCTGGCCGAGGTCGGCGGCCCCGGCGCGGCGACCGCGGCGCTCGCCTCGAGCGAGGAAACCGCGGGCTTTCTCTCTTTAGGCAGCGACTACTACACGCGCCGCTGGATGCTCTCGACGGCGATCACGATCGGCTTCGGCGTCGCGATGTTCCCGCAGGTGAACCAGCGCTTCTTCGCTGCGGGCTCGCGCACGGTGCTCAAGCGCTCCTTTGCGCTGTGGCCGATTCTCTGCGTCCTGCTGTTCGTTCCCTCGTTCATGCTCGGCGCGTGGGCCCGCGGCCTCGGCGTCGCGGTTCCGGAGGGCGGCAACGTTCTGCCCGCCGTGCTGGCCGAGTACACGCCGGTCTGGTTCGCCGCGCTCGTCATCGCCGGCGCGATGGCCGCGATGATGTCCTCCTCGGACTCGATGCTGCTGTCGGGGTCGTCGTACTTCACCCGGGACCTCTACCGGCCGTTCGTCGACCGCACCCTTTCGGAGCGACGCGAGGATCTACTGGCCCGCGTCGGGGTCGTCGTCTTCGCGACGGGCGCGTTCGTCGCGAGCCTGCTCAGTCCCGCACCCCTGTTCGACATCGGCGACGCGGCCTTCAGCGGCTTCGCGCAGCTCGCCCTGCCGGTCCTCGTCGCGCTCTACTGGCGCGGGACGACTCGAACCGGAATCACGGTCGGCATCCTCGGCAGCCAGGCGTTCTACCTCGGCAACCTGTTCGTCGGGGCGATCGTCGGCGCGCTCGAGTTCGTCGCGGCCGTGCCGCTGGTCGGCGAGGTCGCCCCCGTACTGATTCCCGTCGTCACGGCGGTGTTCCGCGGCACGTACATGGGCTGGACGGCCGGCCTCGTCGGCATGGTGCTCGGACTCGCCCTCACCGTCGGCGTCTCGCTGGTCACGACGCCCGCGGCCGACGAACGGCGAGCGATCTACTTCGACGGACTGCGGGCGGACTGA
- a CDS encoding DUF3311 domain-containing protein — MRRLELGGWIAVGVVLCALSIPWFLWGNDATVAGVPLWLWWHVGWMGLASLVFRYFAQRAWGLGIEPRYGERDAEPNDAGAQSRGDAP, encoded by the coding sequence ATGCGACGTCTCGAACTCGGCGGGTGGATCGCCGTTGGGGTTGTACTCTGCGCGCTGTCGATTCCGTGGTTCCTCTGGGGCAACGACGCGACCGTCGCCGGGGTGCCGCTGTGGCTCTGGTGGCACGTCGGCTGGATGGGCCTCGCGTCGCTGGTCTTCCGGTACTTCGCCCAGCGGGCGTGGGGACTCGGCATCGAACCGCGATACGGGGAGCGGGACGCGGAGCCGAACGACGCGGGGGCACAATCGCGGGGTGACGCGCCGTGA
- a CDS encoding ArsR/SmtB family transcription factor: MARLFPFRSDTSPEEGQPRVVELEGEDADAVFSALSSTTARRIYARLDEEPGTPSDVADAVDSSIQNVRYHLENLEEAGLVEVVDTWYSSRGNEMSVYATTDGPLIVTSDESTASQLKTALSRLIGGIGALAGGSLLVQYGLTEWFGSARTESAGDGGGAGGANGAAVSESDGAADDRSGNGNGADGDGAESADGGDGAEEGGDDMSIAEESSDSDSADGDGGTDTADTGAENGAEAGGDSATDVNETFDAAPDGGDGAVENAADGGAEAADAVLQTVPPGLLFFLGGLAVLLAVTIYWYWYRPAY; this comes from the coding sequence ATGGCCCGTCTGTTCCCATTCCGATCGGACACGTCGCCAGAGGAGGGCCAACCCCGCGTCGTCGAACTCGAGGGGGAGGACGCTGACGCGGTGTTCAGCGCCCTCTCGTCGACGACGGCTCGCCGGATCTACGCGCGACTCGACGAGGAACCGGGGACGCCCAGCGACGTCGCCGACGCCGTCGACTCCTCGATTCAGAACGTTCGCTACCACCTCGAGAACTTAGAAGAGGCCGGCCTCGTCGAGGTCGTCGACACCTGGTACTCCTCGCGGGGCAACGAGATGAGCGTCTACGCGACGACGGACGGGCCCTTGATCGTCACGAGCGACGAATCGACGGCCTCGCAGCTTAAGACGGCGCTCTCGCGGCTGATCGGCGGTATCGGCGCGCTCGCCGGCGGGAGCCTCCTCGTCCAGTACGGGTTGACGGAGTGGTTCGGATCGGCTCGGACGGAATCGGCCGGCGACGGTGGCGGCGCCGGCGGAGCTAACGGCGCCGCGGTGTCGGAATCGGACGGTGCAGCGGACGATCGTTCCGGTAACGGCAACGGAGCGGACGGCGACGGCGCCGAGAGTGCAGACGGCGGCGACGGTGCCGAGGAGGGCGGAGACGACATGTCGATCGCCGAGGAATCGTCCGACTCCGACTCCGCCGACGGAGACGGCGGGACGGATACCGCCGACACGGGCGCCGAGAACGGCGCCGAGGCGGGCGGCGATTCGGCGACCGATGTCAACGAGACGTTCGACGCCGCGCCGGACGGCGGCGACGGCGCCGTCGAGAACGCGGCCGACGGCGGGGCCGAGGCGGCGGACGCCGTCCTGCAGACGGTGCCGCCGGGACTGCTCTTCTTTCTGGGCGGACTCGCGGTGTTGCTCGCGGTCACGATCTACTGGTACTGGTACCGTCCCGCGTATTAG